Below is a genomic region from Candidatus Eisenbacteria bacterium.
ACCGCGAAGTCGCGGGCAGGCGGATGGCCTACATCGACGAGGGCGAAGGCGACGCGATCGTCTTCCAGCACGGCCAACCCGCATCGTCTTACGTGTGGCGCAACGTCATGCCGCACCTGGAGGGGCTGGGCCGCCTCGTCGCCTGCGACCTCATCGGGATGGGGAGCTCGGAGAAGCTCCGTTCGTCGGACCCAGATCGCTATCGCTACTCCGAGCACCGCGACTTCCTGTTCTCGCTGTGGGATGCGCTCGAGCTCGGCAATCGCGTCGTGCTCGTGCTTCATGACTGGGGCGCCGCACTCGGGTTCGAATGGGCCCGCCGGAATCCGCACCGCGTGAAGGGCATCGTGCATATGGAAGCCATCGCCGCGCCCTTGCGCTGGCAGGATATCCCTGAGCAGGCCCGACCCTTCTTTCGGGCGCTCCGATCGCCGAAGGGCGAGCGCATGGTCTTGCGCGACAACGCGTTCATCGAGGTTCGGCTCCCCGGGGCCGTAATGCGCCGGCTGACCGATGAGGAGATGTCGCACTACCGGAAGCCGTTCGCCGACCCTGGCGAAGGCCGCCGAGCGACGCTGTCGTGGCCTCGCAGCCTGCCTCTCGACGGCGAGCCAGCCGACGTCGCAGCAGTGGTGAGTGAGAATTCCCGCTGGTTGGCCGAGAGCGACCTGCCGAAGCTGTTCCTCTCCGCCGAGCCGGGCGCCATCGTCCGCGGCCGCGTCCGTGAGCTCGTCCGCGCGTGGCCTCACCAGAGGGAGGTCACCGTGAAGGGCCTGCACACGCTGCAGGAGGACAGTCCCGACGAAATCGGTGCAGCGATCGCGGACTTCGTTCGGCGGCTGAGTGGTCCCGTCCGCTCGTAGCGGATGGAGCAAGCAACAAACGAGCGCAGAAGGGGATGCGACGATGGGCGTAGCGAGGCTGGCATACCTGGGCCTGAACGCGAGTGACCTTGGCGCGTGGAAGAAGTTCGGCACCGAGGTTCTCGGCTTCGAGATCGGCACCGACAGCCAGGATCGGCTCCTCTACCTGCGCGGGGACGAGCGACACCATCGGCTCACCGTTCGTGCGGGAGAAGAGGACGATGTCTCTCACGTGGGATGGGAGCTCGCCAGTCACGAGGCGTTGGAGGCGACCGCGGGCGTGCTGGAGAATCAGGGCGTCCCGGTGCACGCGGGAAAGCCCGACGAGCTGGCCGAGCGGCGCGTGCTGGAGCTCGCCTACTTCACCTGCCCCTACACCGGCGTGCGGATGGAGCTCACCGTCGGCAACGAGATACTGCTCTACCCGCGCTTCTCGCCGACGCGTGCGCTGTCCGGGTTCCTCATGGGAGAGCTGGGCCTGGGACACGTCGTCCTGATCAGCTCGGACGTCCAGGCCGCCGCGCGTTTCTACGTGCGCGCGCTCGGATTCGGGATCTCCGACTACGTGCTGGCTCCCGACGGTGCGCTGGTGGGAGCCTTCCTGCACTGCAACCCGCGACATCACTCGCTGGCGTTCTTCGGCATGCCGATGTCTCCGCGCAAGATCCAACACCTCATGATCGAAACGAACTCGCTCGACGACGTCGGGACGAGCTATGACCTGTGCCTCGAGCGGAAGATCACGAAGTCGTCGCTGGGCCGGCATCCCGACGACCGGGGGCTGTCCTTCTACTTTCGCAGTCCCTCGCAGTGGCTCTTCGAATACGGCTGGCAGCTGCGGTCGATCGATCCGGCCAACTGGACGACGGAGCGCTACGTGATGGGAGCCGGCAACGGTTGGGGTCACGCAGGGCTCTTCAGTCCCGACGAATAGCTTCTCGGTAGAGCACAGCCTCCGGGACGCGCTCGGCTGCTGAATGGATCCGGCGAACATGCCGGATCCCGGCACGGCATTCGGCAGCGGGGACGCGCGGCGCCTTCCTGCAGCGTGTCGCCGCCGTCGGTGCCGGCACGCGACTTGCGCTGTGGGGCGGGCATGCTCCGGATCACGAGTCACCGCCGAAGCAACACGGTCGTGTTCCGGCTCGAGGGTCGGCTCCAAGGCCCCTGGGTCGACGAGCTGAGCGCATGTTGGCGGCAGACGCGCGAGGCGAGCAGTGACGCTGCCGTCCGGATCGAGCTCGTGGACGTCCGCTTCGTCGATGCAGCCGGTAAGGCGCTCCTGACCGAGATGCATCGTGCGGGCGTCGAGATCCTGGCGACCGGCGTTCTCACGAGGGCGATCCGCGACGAGATCGTCGCAGGGCGCGGTAAAGGAAGCTGACGCGATGTACTTCGTCGCCCTCAAGATGCTCGTCGGCGATCGCGCCAAGTATCTCGGAATCATCATGGGGATCACCTTCTCGTCGCTGCTCATCACTCAGCAGACGGCGATCTTCGTGGGCCTGATGACCCGGACTTACGGCGCGATCACGGACCTCGGCCAGCCCGACATCTGGGTGGTCGACCCGAAGGTGCAGTTCATCGACGACGTGAAGCCGATGCAGGAGACGCAGCTCTTGCGCGTGCGCGGCGTGGAGGGCGTGGAGTGGGCGGTGCCGCTGTACAAGGGGCTGCTCAAGGCGCGGCTCGGGGACGGCAACTTCCAGAGCGTCAACGTCGTCGGGCTCGACGACGCGACTCTGATCGGCGGACCGCCGGAGATGGTGCAGGGCCAGATCGCCGATCTCCGCCGCGCGGACGGCGTCATCGTCGACCTCGTGGGAGCGACCGACAAGCTCGCGAAGCCGCCCTCGGTTCCGGGCGGACCCAAGACACCGCTTGCGATCGGCGACGTGCTGGAGATCAACGACCATCGTGCCATCGTCGTCGGAGTCTCGCGGAACACCCGCACCTTCCAGTCCCAGCCTGTGGTCTACACGACCTATCTGCGTGCGCTCACGATCGCTCCGCCGGAGCGCCGGCTCCTGTCGTTCGTCCTCGTCAAGGCGAAGCCTGGCCAGGATCTCGACGAGCTCTGCGCGCGGATTCAGCGCACGACCGGCCTCTCCGCCTACACGAGCGACGGCTTCAAGCAGCTCACCGTCAACTACTTCCTCAAATACACGGGCATCCCCATCAACTTCGGGATCGCGGTGGTGCTCGGCTTCATCGTCGGCACCGCCGTGGCGGGCCAGACCTTCTACAACTTCACGCTCGAGAGCATCCGGCAGTTCGGCGCCCTCAAGGCGATGGGCGCAGAGAACGGAACCTTGCTGCGCATGATTGCGCTCCAGGCTGTCACTGTCGGATCCATCGGCTACGGGCTCGGCGTCGGCGCGGCTTCGTGGATCGGGTTCGTTACCCGCGACACGGAGCTCGCGTTCCGCATGCCATGGCAGCTTCTGCTGCTCAGCGCCGGCGCAGTAGCCCTCATCTGCGTGCTCGCGGCGCTGCTCAGCATCATGAAGGTCATGCGGCTCGAGCCAGCGATTGTCTTCAAGGGGTGAGACGTGGAGTCGACTCACATCGATGTTGCGGTCCGCTGCCGGGGCGTCATGAAGACGTACGGATCCGGCGAGGCGCAAGTGACTGCGCTGCGCGGCGTCGATCTCGAGGTGCGTCGCGGCGAGCTCCTGATGCTCGTCGGGCCCTCGGGCTGCGGGAAGACGACGCTGATCTCGGTGATCGCCGCGATCCTCGACCAGGACGACGGCGACGTGAGCGTTCTCGACCGCGATCTCCGCCGGATGAATGCGCGCGAGCGCGCACGCTTCCGTGGCGCCACGATCGGGTTCGTCTTCCAGGCATACAACCTGCTGCCCGCGCTGACGGCTGCCGAGAACGCGGCCGTACCGCTGCTCATCAACGGTATGACTCGCGCACGCGCGTTTGCGCGCGCGCGCGAGATGCTCGACGCAGTTGGACTCGCCGGGCGCATGAGCGCGCTTCCCTCGCAGCTGAGCGGCGGCCAGCAACAGCGCGTCGCAATCGCGCGCGCTCTGGTCCACGAGCCGCGAATCATCGTGTGTGACGAGCCCACCAGCGCGCTCGATCACGAGACCGGGCAAACCGTGATGGAGCTGCTGCGGCGGGTGGCCCAGAGCTCCGAACGGGCGCTGGTCGTGGTCACGCACGACTCGCGCATCTTCGGCTTCGCCGATCGCATCGCCCGCATGAACGACGGGCGCATCGAGAGCATCGTCGACAACGACGCATCCGGAGGTCTGCAATGATCCGCAAGTACGTGCTCCCCGTCGTCGCCGTCGCTGGCGTGGTCTTCGCCATCGCAACGGTCATCCGCGGCAACCAGCCGAAGCCCGTCGCCGAACCCGTGGCACAGCCGGCACGCGCGCCGTTCGAGACGTTCGTGGCGGGCTCGGGCATCATCGAGTCCAGCACCGAGAACATCGCCGTTGGCACTCCGGTCTCCGGCATCGTCACGGCGATCTATGTTCGGTGGGGCGAGCAGGTGCGCGCCGGCGACCCGCTCTTCAAGATCGACGACCGGGACCTGCAGGCCAACTTACTGGTGGCGCAAGCCAACGTGAAGCTGGCCGAGGCCAATCTGGCGCAGGTGAAGAACCAACTCCGGCTGGCCGAGAGCGTTCCCGACAAGCGCGCGATCAGTGCCGAGGAGCTGAGCAACCGGCGCGGGACCGTGGCGATCGATGAGGCTGCCCTCCGGTCGGCGAAGGCTCAGGTCGAGCAGACCGAAATCGAGATCGAGCGGCGGACCGTGCGCGCTCTCGTGCCCGGGCAGATCCTGCAGATCAAGACCCGGCTCGGTGAGTTCGCGCAGGGGGGCGTGCTGGCGACCCCGCTCATGCTGCTTGGCAACGACACCCAGCTTCACGTACGGGTCGACATCGACGAGAATGACGCGTGGCGGTTCCGGCCGGGCGCCTCGGCGCTGGCCTACGTGCGCGGGAACCCGGACCTCAAGACCGCGCTGCGCTTCGAGCGATTCGAGCCCTACGTGATCCCGAAGCAGTCACTCACCGGCGACAGCACTGAGCGTGTCGACACGCGGGTGCTCCAGGTCATCTACAGCTTCGACGAGGGCACGCTCCCGGTCTACGTCGGCCAGCAGATGGATGTCTTCATCGAGGCGCCACCCGTTTCGGCCGTGCGGGCCAAGGGGGCTGGGAGCCAGGCATCATGATGAAATTCCGCGCGCTGCGACCGGCGCTGCTCGCGCTCGCCCTGGCGGGCTGCGCCGTCGGTCCCGACTACCACGAGCCGTCGGTAAAGCTCCCGTCGCGCTGGAGCGAAGCACCTGCGGATAGCGAGCCTGCCCTCGAGACCCCGTCCCGGTGGTGGACCGTGTTCGCGGACCCCGAGCTCGACTCGCTGATCGACCGGGCCGTGCGAGCGAACCTCGACGTGCAGAGCGCCGAGGCCCGCGTGCGCGAGGCGCGGGCCGAGCGCACCATCGCCGCGGCACCATTCTGGCCACAGGCGACCGCCAGCGGCGAGTACACGCGCAGCAAGCAGAGCGTGAACGCAGCGGGCGGGTCGGGCCCTTCGGGATCGGCCGGCGCGCGGTCGTTCGGGCCGTCGAACCTCTATCAGGCGAACTTCGATGCGACCTGGGAGATCGACGTGTTCGGCGGCACTCGCCGCTCGGTGGAGGCGGCGAGCGCGGACATCGACGCTTCGATCGACGACCGCGGCGCCGTCCTGCTCACGCTGCTCGGGGACGTGGCGCGCAACTACATCGAGCTGCGCGGCTTCCAACGACAGCTCGAGGTATCACGGAGCAACCTGGCCGCACAGAAGGACACACTCGACCTAACGCAGGCACGCTACCAGGGCGGGGTCGCTGCCGACCTCGACGTGGCGCAGGCCGAGGCGCAGCTCGAGACGACCGCCTCCAACATTCCGACGCTCGAGATCTCCGCCGCGCAGGCCGTGCACCGTCTCGGCGTCCTGCTAGGGGAGTCGCCAGGAACGCTCGCGGACGAGCTGTCGGAGAGCCGCCCCATTCCCGCAGCGCCTTCAGAGCTTCCGCCCGGGCTGCCGTCGGATCTGCTGCGCCAGCGGCCCGACGTCCGGCGGTCCGAGCGCCAGCTCGCCGCTGCGACGGCGAACATCGGTGTGGCGACGGCCGATCTATATCCCAAGTTCTCGCTGCTCGGCACCGCGGGCCTGTCGAGCATCTCGGCCAGCGATTTCCTCGGGGGCGGCAGCAAGCTCTGGTCGATCGGCCCGTCGATCACCTGGCCCGTCTTCCAGGGCGGCCAGATTGTTGCCAACATCGAGGTGAGCGACGCCCAGGCGCAGCAGGCGCTCCTCGCCTACCGCCAGACGATTCTCATCGCGCTCGAAGACGTCGAGAACGCGATCGTGGAGTTCAGCCAGGAGCGCGACCGGAGGGAGAAGCTCGCCGAGGCCGCAAAGTCGAATCAGCGCGCCGTCGATCACGCGACGGCGCTCTATACGCGGGGTCTGACGAACTTCCTGAACGTGCTCGATGCGCAGCGGAATCTCTATCAGACGGAGAGCGATCTGGCGCAGAGCGAGACGAGCGTGTCGACGGATCTCGTCGCCCTGCACAAGGCCCTGGGCGGCGGCTGGGACGTCTTCCCAATGCCGTGAGACAGGGCGCCGCGTGGCAACAGGGGAAGAGGAGTACCGGTCGTGATCGGAGTCGAGCGACTCGTGCATTCCGCGCTGAACGTGCTCGGCATCGCGACAGATCTCTTCGTTCAACGGCGCCGGCGCCGCAGCATCGATCGACGAGTCACTCGCACCGTCCCTGAGCGGCACAGTCGCCGCGTCGAATAATCTCGTCGGGATGTTCCGCGATTGCGTGTCCCTGGCGCACGGTGCGATGCTCGTATGAATGATGTACCGGGCCGTCCGCGTGGGTGGCGTACCGTCCCAGCCGTTCCCGTGGCGCTGCGCATAGGGCCGGGACGACGACGCGCCGGCGACGCCGGGCCGTGAAGCCCTGCCTTCCGCGCACGACCGTTGGAGGC
It encodes:
- a CDS encoding efflux transporter outer membrane subunit, with product MMKFRALRPALLALALAGCAVGPDYHEPSVKLPSRWSEAPADSEPALETPSRWWTVFADPELDSLIDRAVRANLDVQSAEARVREARAERTIAAAPFWPQATASGEYTRSKQSVNAAGGSGPSGSAGARSFGPSNLYQANFDATWEIDVFGGTRRSVEAASADIDASIDDRGAVLLTLLGDVARNYIELRGFQRQLEVSRSNLAAQKDTLDLTQARYQGGVAADLDVAQAEAQLETTASNIPTLEISAAQAVHRLGVLLGESPGTLADELSESRPIPAAPSELPPGLPSDLLRQRPDVRRSERQLAAATANIGVATADLYPKFSLLGTAGLSSISASDFLGGGSKLWSIGPSITWPVFQGGQIVANIEVSDAQAQQALLAYRQTILIALEDVENAIVEFSQERDRREKLAEAAKSNQRAVDHATALYTRGLTNFLNVLDAQRNLYQTESDLAQSETSVSTDLVALHKALGGGWDVFPMP
- a CDS encoding ABC transporter ATP-binding protein gives rise to the protein MKTYGSGEAQVTALRGVDLEVRRGELLMLVGPSGCGKTTLISVIAAILDQDDGDVSVLDRDLRRMNARERARFRGATIGFVFQAYNLLPALTAAENAAVPLLINGMTRARAFARAREMLDAVGLAGRMSALPSQLSGGQQQRVAIARALVHEPRIIVCDEPTSALDHETGQTVMELLRRVAQSSERALVVVTHDSRIFGFADRIARMNDGRIESIVDNDASGGLQ
- a CDS encoding VOC family protein: MGVARLAYLGLNASDLGAWKKFGTEVLGFEIGTDSQDRLLYLRGDERHHRLTVRAGEEDDVSHVGWELASHEALEATAGVLENQGVPVHAGKPDELAERRVLELAYFTCPYTGVRMELTVGNEILLYPRFSPTRALSGFLMGELGLGHVVLISSDVQAAARFYVRALGFGISDYVLAPDGALVGAFLHCNPRHHSLAFFGMPMSPRKIQHLMIETNSLDDVGTSYDLCLERKITKSSLGRHPDDRGLSFYFRSPSQWLFEYGWQLRSIDPANWTTERYVMGAGNGWGHAGLFSPDE
- a CDS encoding ABC transporter permease, yielding MYFVALKMLVGDRAKYLGIIMGITFSSLLITQQTAIFVGLMTRTYGAITDLGQPDIWVVDPKVQFIDDVKPMQETQLLRVRGVEGVEWAVPLYKGLLKARLGDGNFQSVNVVGLDDATLIGGPPEMVQGQIADLRRADGVIVDLVGATDKLAKPPSVPGGPKTPLAIGDVLEINDHRAIVVGVSRNTRTFQSQPVVYTTYLRALTIAPPERRLLSFVLVKAKPGQDLDELCARIQRTTGLSAYTSDGFKQLTVNYFLKYTGIPINFGIAVVLGFIVGTAVAGQTFYNFTLESIRQFGALKAMGAENGTLLRMIALQAVTVGSIGYGLGVGAASWIGFVTRDTELAFRMPWQLLLLSAGAVALICVLAALLSIMKVMRLEPAIVFKG
- a CDS encoding haloalkane dehalogenase; amino-acid sequence: MIGTKPYAELKYREVAGRRMAYIDEGEGDAIVFQHGQPASSYVWRNVMPHLEGLGRLVACDLIGMGSSEKLRSSDPDRYRYSEHRDFLFSLWDALELGNRVVLVLHDWGAALGFEWARRNPHRVKGIVHMEAIAAPLRWQDIPEQARPFFRALRSPKGERMVLRDNAFIEVRLPGAVMRRLTDEEMSHYRKPFADPGEGRRATLSWPRSLPLDGEPADVAAVVSENSRWLAESDLPKLFLSAEPGAIVRGRVRELVRAWPHQREVTVKGLHTLQEDSPDEIGAAIADFVRRLSGPVRS
- a CDS encoding efflux RND transporter periplasmic adaptor subunit, yielding MIRKYVLPVVAVAGVVFAIATVIRGNQPKPVAEPVAQPARAPFETFVAGSGIIESSTENIAVGTPVSGIVTAIYVRWGEQVRAGDPLFKIDDRDLQANLLVAQANVKLAEANLAQVKNQLRLAESVPDKRAISAEELSNRRGTVAIDEAALRSAKAQVEQTEIEIERRTVRALVPGQILQIKTRLGEFAQGGVLATPLMLLGNDTQLHVRVDIDENDAWRFRPGASALAYVRGNPDLKTALRFERFEPYVIPKQSLTGDSTERVDTRVLQVIYSFDEGTLPVYVGQQMDVFIEAPPVSAVRAKGAGSQAS